A part of Miscanthus floridulus cultivar M001 chromosome 6, ASM1932011v1, whole genome shotgun sequence genomic DNA contains:
- the LOC136460080 gene encoding uncharacterized protein, producing the protein MAANSFPSQVKSTMDDPELNAPPKNNPEEEPKQATNKVLKRTTSFAQGTIATATGFLTAAFSVRKDALLHRHVLVAGGCFLVIAYLSALLLVYLKLFLSGHRQLHKGHIRFIQFLCIISGAALVATNSLLLLLISEGSSLLSLNLLPIQGLIGILAYHATPTEDSMRDEAFEAGIKSGRKVALFATATAFAVQTTLLFGYLHNSSFRALGHRFDLSVSFLASALSVFLVVATCMPLGYRTSAARDKVLSLVRYLKDAVIALLAVTAVTIAKEFLGSDTVLALFPEITIAAMYYAVNLFTDDTAEQDRDEVAEHKMEMLPTTVVATFGFGMLGAAYAALLGTPEYDMYTKALVFTLLAAVVSSLGRVAGPLCSPRRDKNAAACVVFLSNILPIVEMLVAVPLAAKVASNALPAS; encoded by the coding sequence GTAAAGAGTACAATGGATGACCCAGAGTTGAATGCTCCTCCCAAGAATAATCCAGAGGAGGAGCCAAAGCAGGCAACAAATAAGGTACTGAAGCGTACCACATCATTCGCTCAAGGCACTATTGCCACTGCGACCGGCTTCCTCACAGCAGCTTTCTCGGTGCGCAAAGATGCTCTGTTGCACCGGCACGTCCTGGTGGCCGGCGGTTGCTTCCTGGTGATTGCATACCTATCTGCGCTCCTGCTGGTCTACCTGAAATTGTTCTTGTCAGGACACAGGCAGCTGCATAAGGGGCACATCCGGTTCATCCAGTTTCTCTGCATCATCAGCGGCGCGGCGCTGGTCGCGACGAActccttgctgctgctgctcataaGTGAAGGCAGCAGCTTGTTGTCTCTCAATCTGCTGCCCATACAGGGCCTCATCGGCATTCTCGCGTACCACGCGACGCCGACGGAGGACAGCATGCGCGACGAGGCGTTCGAGGCGGGGATCAAGAGCGGCCGCAAGGTTGCCCTGTTCGCCACCGCGACGGCCTTCGCCGTGCAGACCACGCTCCTCTTCGGCTACCTCCACAACTCCAGCTTCCGGGCACTGGGCCACCGGTTCGACCTCTCCGTGTCCTTCCTGGCGTCGGCCCTCAGCGTGTTCCTGGTCGTGGCCACCTGCATGCCGCTTGGGTACAGGACTAGTGCCGCGAGGGACAAGGTGCTGTCCCTCGTGAGGTACCTAAAGGACGCCGTCATCGCCTTGCTCGCGGTCACCGCGGTGACTATTGCCAAGGAGTTTCTCGGCAGCGACACCGTGCTCGCGCTCTTCCCGGAGATCACCATAGCTGCCATGTATTATGCCGTGAACCTGTTCACTGACGACACTGCAGAGCAGGACCGAGATGAGGTCGCTGAGCACAAGATGGAGATGTTGCCGACTACCGTCGTCGCCACGTTCGGCTTCGGCATGCTGGGTGCAGCGTACGCCGCGCTGCTTGGAACTCCGGAGTACGACATGTACACGAAGGCGCTGGTGTTCACCTTGCTCGCCGCCGTCGTGTCCAGCCTGGGACGGGTGGCGGGGCCACTCTGCAGCCCCCGGCGCGACAAGAACGCGGCGGCGTGCGTGGTGTTCCTGAGCAACATCCTCCCCATCGTGGAGATGCTGGTGGCCGTCCCGCTCGCCGCAAAGGTCGCCAGTAATGCCCTCCCCGCGTCTTAG